The following nucleotide sequence is from Trifolium pratense cultivar HEN17-A07 linkage group LG2, ARS_RC_1.1, whole genome shotgun sequence.
ttatcttttattgattttgttgttgatgtagTTTCAGTTATTGTTTTTAGGTTTAGATTTGACTTTAGTCCTGCAAATATAGCactttttggttttagtccctgtaagtttatttatttggttttgaGTCCTTGCAAATTCAAATAAACtgttgtttttagtccctaaaaccACCTTGTTggaccactttttatttttatttttttataagcaatgttagtggttagtattacaatgtaatgttatgttagttttttctcctttgtcatgacttgaaccctggaccttctgctccttaacccttagctcaaccaGCTCAACTggcttaaccagttgagctacccatcccaccctACCTTATTGGACCACGTGAAGGGTTATAGTGGGCCACATATGATTTCATGGACCAAAGCAATAATTTTTTAAGGGACTTAACCGAAACAGAAAAACTTACAAGACTAGAACCAAAAAACGCTATATTTGTATGGACTAGCGTTATGTTTAAACCTTGTTTTTGATATGTAGTTTATGACTGATGTTGCTGTTATTATGTTTTAATAAAACAAAGATACCCCTTTTTATGATTGGTTATTTGACGAGGGCGTATTTATCTGTGCAGGTGATTACATCCGAGTTCCCACAATGGCAGTAAGTTACTTGCTACTAATCttgttattttgtattttgtttcctttcccactttttattcattattttgatgatttctGGTACTGTGAATGCTACAGATTGATAGAATTTTTAAAGATGAAGCAAGTGAGGAGAAAGGAGAGCGAGCAAGAATGGTGAGCTTGTGTTATGATTTCGTTTAGATGTGTTCACTTtggaaattttttcttttggataaGCAAATTTTAGTAAGTTAgtggttatgttagtttttcggGTTTGAACCATGGACCTCCCTCTTAAACTCCTTTGGTGTGGCTTAGCTCACCAACCGAGTTGTATCAGCaaatatttcaatatattatccTTTTTATGTGAGTTTGGGGAAAGTTGGTTAATTCTAACTAATTGCGTTTTATGATTTCGTCTTGCAGTCATCTTTTGTTGGGGCCATGGCTATCGCTGACTTGGTTAAGACTACCTTAGGGCCAAAGGGAATGGTAAAATTTCTCTTTACTAGTGAAATGTGCTGataaacaattttgttttctgCTGCCATGTATTAACTAATTCACTTATCTCGGATGATAAACTGCAGGACAAAATTTTGCAGTCAACGGGTAGAGGCCGTGAAGTTACTGTCACTAATGACGGTGCTACAATCTTGAAGTCCCTTCACATTGATAACCCAGCTGCTAAAGTCCTTGTGGGTATCCtcatatatttttgttattgttgtgGTGATATCggcttaaaaaattatttgatggtATGGTACAGGTGATATAGGGAAGACCTATATAAATAAAATGCTGACTTCCATATTGAAAATACAACTTTGTTTAAACTGTAAGTAGATATTCAGAGCTTTCAATTGTCTAGCCTTGGGATATAGGTAATTGGAGTTCGTGTTCAAATGCTTCAGCATTTTTAGAGAACCTAAATTACTATTAATCTTGTATAAGGTataatttttctcaaatttttcttttgccAATGGTACTATGTCAAATTCTACATGTAAACAGTGATGATGACAACACCATGTTGGTATGGCTTATTTTATATACACTTCTATTCCCTCCATCAATGCCTCTATTTCTTTCTCCCTAATCCTCAATTTTGTGACTTTCCAAGTCTTTTTTGTAAACTGAATATTATCAGTTTCATTTTGCAGTTTTTTATGCTATTTGTGTGTTTTTATATCCACTGTGCTTTCTTTGTAAGTGACAGCGCCATCTGCCATAGTATCATGATGAATTTTTGCTTCCCACCTTATCTACCATTGGTAACATTTAGGGTGGCAAGAATTTTAGTACTTGCAGAGCATCCACATACTGATAAAAGAGTTGATgtggatattttttttgtaatgtaAATATCTTAGTTTAAATCAGAAGTTAATCATCCTTAATGAAAGTTAGACATTTCAAAAGTTCAAGATGACGAAGTTGGCGATGGAACAACCTCTGTTGTTGTATTGGCCGGGGAACTTTTAAGGGAAGCAGAAAAGCTGGTTGCAGCTAAAATTCATCCAATGACTATAATAGCAGgttcatttcttttcttttcaaataatGGTTCAGATGCCCTTATGATAtggatttttttgtttgttttcacatTGACAAATATCTAGCGACAACTTCATATATTAGCATACTGAGTGTTTTGAAATTAACCTTGACGAGTAATTGAATTGCTGAAAGCTACATTTTCCTTATTGTCTACCctattatttttatgcatattataAATAAGGTCTTTCTTTGGTACCTAACAACTTTGAAGGTTTATATTGAGCAAATACATGTAAAAAGCCTCTAGTTTCTGAATTTAGTTGTACCATCTTTGTAATTAAATTAAGGACCAATTTATTGATGGATGTGATCAAATGGCGGTAACAGAagcagtaaaaaaaattcatttttttctttccaaggCTGCCACATCTATTCTTCTTTTAGTTTGGTTCCATTGTCAGTGGACTCTTCATCCTTCCAGAAAGATGAGtaacaaggaaaaaaaatgtgGGAATCATTAGAAAGATAATGTACAGAAGTTTGATAATGGTGCTTTAAAGATCATTTATAATTCTAATAGATTTTGCATGATTCTTGCCCCTCTCTGTAGTACAGCTCTCTGTCatgatttgtttctaataatTTTCTTTCCAATGATGCCTATGTGATTAACATCATTGTAATTGACATtatttgttatgatttttaGGTTTCCGAATGGCTGCTGAGTGTGCTCGTAATGCATTGGTCGAGAAGGTTGTGGACAACAAAGAAGATTCTGGTATTTATTTTCCCTTTTGAATGTTTCTTTTGGGGGATGGTTTACCATTGACTCTGTAGCCTTTGAATACATTGTTAATGTTTACAGCAGGATCAGATCCATTGTTAATGTAGCCTTTGAAATTTGAATACATTGTTAATGTTTACAGCAGGATCAGATACAAATGCAATCTTTTGTCATAATATCTTATACATGAATTTTCTGGATTGTGCAGAGAAATTCAGGTTAGACTTGATGAACATTGCAAGGACTACTTTGAGCTCCAAAATTCTCTCACAAGACAAGGAGCACTTCGCAAAATTAGCTGTAGATGCTGTAATGAGACTAAAGGTGAACAGTGACTATCCTACTAATAATGAGTCCAGTTTTGGTGGATTTAGCAAATAGTGTATGCACTGTTGCCGTGTTTTTTCCTCTGGTTCATTTGTAGAAAAACTTCAGTTAATAAAAGTTAGATACAATTTTGATCTTTATACTTTTCTACATGCTTGGCTAAATACTTAAAAGTGTTTCATTAAGAAGTTTGGTTACAATGCTTTTTTATGATTCTACAATTTATATTCTATTCTTACAATATGAATATAGCCTTTTAATTTCTTCCAATCCTTGAACCAGTTTTTTCAGTTTTCTAATATAACTTCATGATAGCTAGTTGTGGCCTCAGAATGCTTTGTATAAAATATTCACTGAAATAAAGGATTGGACTTCGTTGTATTTTTACCTGGATATAGTAGTATTTCTGTTGTGCTaatgttttttggttttgttctgATGGTATAAAAGTACAGAATGTTTGCAGTTTACATTttatatagtttatattttgTTCTAATGCTATGTTAGGAATTTTTTTCATAGTGATCTCTATTGTTATAAAATTAACTATATAATTTTTCATGTTTTCATTTCTGTATTTATATTACAGGGAAGCACAAATTTAGAATCTGTCCAGATTATAAAGAAACCTGGAGGATCATTGATAGATTCGTTTTTAGATGAAGGGTAATATTActgaaaatttaaaatcttttttagTTTGATTATCTGTAGGTAGTTTTCAAATAACTTGAATAAACTGAAATGATTGTCAACTTCACCGCTATCCTGTATAATGAACCATTTTCTTTAGTCTGGGTACAAAATAAACTTCCTGTTTCTGAGTtggattatatttttgtttagatTTATTCTTGACAAGAAAATTGGTATTGGGCAACCCAAACGCATAGAGAATGCAAAGATACTAGTTGCAAACACTGCCATGGACACAGACAAGGTGAAGATATACGGAGCCCGTGTTCGTGTCGACTCTATGTCTAAAGTTGCTGAGATTGAAGGAGCCGAGAaggagaaaatgaaagaaaaagtgAACAAGATAATAGCTCATGGCATCAACTGTTTCGTCAACAGACAGTTGATTTACAATTTTCCAGAGGAGCTCTTTGCTGATGCGGGAATATTGGCTATTGAGCATGCTGATTTTGATGGTATTGAGCGTCTGGCTCTTGTAACTGGTGGTGAAATTGCTTCAACCTTTGACAACCCCGAGTCTGTTAAGCTTGGGCAATGTGAGCTTATTGAAGAGATTATGATTGGCGAGGATAAATTGATTAAATTCTCTGGTGTTGCAATGGGGCAGGCATGCACAATAGTTCTGAGAGGAGCTAGGTACTTATTCAGGGATTTTAAAGTTGATAACATTATCACTtcagttttattttttcttgaggTTTTCTTATTCTGGCagtatttatttgtaatatttcACTATCTATTCATGGTTGATCGTAGTATTAGTATTTATTTGATAGGAATTGCTTACAAATGACctttttattcaatttctgTGCTGGTTTATTGAAGGTTAATATGTATATGCATAGgattctgtttttattttattttttataattttgttagtgttaaaatatttcataaattgCAGCTTATAATTATTGAGTCCAGTGATTTAACCAGCCTGCTGAAATGTTGGATATTCATTTCTTTTAACCGCACATGTTCTATGATCATACAAAGTTAGTTTATGTCGTTATATTGCCCCGCTCCTTATCACTTTTGTTGCATCAGTCAGTGCATTTGGGCTGGACATCTATGGACTTTGTATGCATTAGTAGACAACtgttttttaacaaatttgtttgaatttttttatttctagttGCACTTTTAGCCTGACATCTGTTTTTGTGGCAGCCACCATGTTCTGGATGAAGCTGAAAGGTCATTGCATGATGCCTTGTGTGTGTTATCTCAGACAGTCAATGACAGCAGGGTGTTGCTTGGAGGCGGGTGGCCTGAAATGATAATGGCAAAGGAAATTGATGCATTGGCTAGGAAAACACCAGGAAAAAAGTCTCTTGCAATGGAGGCATTCTCCCGGGCACTCTTGGCTATCCCAACAACCATTGCTGATAATGCCGGTTTGGACAGTGCTGAGTTGATTTCTCAGCTCCGTGCTGAACACCAGAATGAGGGATGTACTGCTGGAATTGATGTCATCTCTGGTGCTGTAAGTATACAAACTGAGAATTACATAGATTTTGGTATTTACTCTGGTCATGATTTTTAAATGCTACATCTTGATCACTGCATTTACTCACACTGGTCATATTATAGTGATTTTGGTATATAAAATGAAGTCTCATTGAAATTTACAACGAGTTTGTATTTATTTCATGCAGTCATTTCTAATTTTGATTGACTCCCTGGTAGACATGGGAGAGTTAGGATATGTATGATAGGGACTTTGGTGTGCCTATGGTATTATGTGGTGCCTAAGTCCCGAATTGAATTGTATGAGATGCTTGGTGGAGTTTACTCAAGTGACTTGGTTCTTCCCCCTTGACAACTTAGTTCTTAAGGAGTGCTTGAGTGCTTATCAGTGTAATCTCTCCTGTCTCGTATATAAGGAACAAAAACTTCATAATCGCTGGTCTCATACGCAGAATTCAACTACCAATACTAGAAATAATGCAGTTATTCCCAATTTaccctttgattttttttcttcaactttttgaTATACCAATTGGAATTGGCATGTTTCCCAAGTTCTTTTCTCAGGACAAGGACAGAATAGGAAACATggttatttttttcatcacttAAATGCAATTAACCAACTTTCTTAAAAGGATTTTTTTATCTGTTTAAATACAAGACCGGAGGGGGTACCATTTATTCATTGACTATATCTAATAGTGATTTTATCATGGtttatattgtattttaaaaaaagcatCCTGTAGGCTACTAGC
It contains:
- the LOC123911158 gene encoding T-complex protein 1 subunit beta; protein product: MAIDRIFKDEASEEKGERARMSSFVGAMAIADLVKTTLGPKGMDKILQSTGRGREVTVTNDGATILKSLHIDNPAAKVLVDISKVQDDEVGDGTTSVVVLAGELLREAEKLVAAKIHPMTIIAGFRMAAECARNALVEKVVDNKEDSEKFRLDLMNIARTTLSSKILSQDKEHFAKLAVDAVMRLKGSTNLESVQIIKKPGGSLIDSFLDEGFILDKKIGIGQPKRIENAKILVANTAMDTDKVKIYGARVRVDSMSKVAEIEGAEKEKMKEKVNKIIAHGINCFVNRQLIYNFPEELFADAGILAIEHADFDGIERLALVTGGEIASTFDNPESVKLGQCELIEEIMIGEDKLIKFSGVAMGQACTIVLRGASHHVLDEAERSLHDALCVLSQTVNDSRVLLGGGWPEMIMAKEIDALARKTPGKKSLAMEAFSRALLAIPTTIADNAGLDSAELISQLRAEHQNEGCTAGIDVISGAVGDMVERGICEAFKVKQAVLLSATEAAEMILRVDEIITCAPRRREDRM